In one Kineococcus mangrovi genomic region, the following are encoded:
- the hpf gene encoding ribosome hibernation-promoting factor, HPF/YfiA family: MEVVVTGRHVDVKERFRRHVEDKLEVKVTQLAPRAQRIDVEVSHENNRRQASSCERVEITVRDKGPVVRAEACADDPYAALDLATTKLLERLRRARDRRKVHHGRHRPTSVHQATAGLSEEVLTGSFDPGRPLAEQVGADADAAAPTPAVMAGSTPPTAQAPDAAVQDASPVVIREKRHDAVPMTLDQALYEMELVGHDFYLFVDAATGSPSVVYRRRGWDYGVIHLDVQQDGAAGGAVDGRATSDAALTAVVAAAVR; the protein is encoded by the coding sequence GTGGAAGTTGTGGTCACCGGACGGCACGTCGACGTCAAGGAGAGGTTCCGGCGGCACGTCGAGGACAAGCTGGAGGTCAAGGTCACCCAGCTCGCGCCGCGCGCCCAGCGCATCGACGTCGAGGTCTCGCACGAGAACAACCGCCGACAGGCCAGCAGTTGCGAACGGGTGGAGATCACCGTGCGCGACAAGGGCCCGGTCGTGCGCGCCGAGGCGTGCGCCGACGACCCCTACGCGGCGCTCGACCTCGCGACCACCAAGCTCCTGGAGCGCCTGCGGCGAGCCCGCGACCGGCGCAAGGTGCACCACGGCCGGCACCGGCCCACCTCCGTCCACCAGGCCACCGCGGGTCTGTCCGAGGAGGTGCTGACCGGTTCCTTCGACCCCGGCCGCCCGCTCGCCGAGCAGGTCGGCGCCGACGCCGACGCGGCGGCCCCCACGCCCGCGGTCATGGCCGGGTCCACGCCGCCCACCGCGCAGGCCCCCGACGCGGCCGTGCAGGACGCCTCGCCCGTCGTCATCCGCGAGAAGCGCCACGACGCGGTGCCCATGACCCTGGACCAGGCGCTCTACGAGATGGAGCTCGTCGGCCACGACTTCTACCTGTTCGTCGACGCCGCCACCGGTTCCCCGAGCGTGGTCTACCGCCGGCGCGGCTGGGACTACGGCGTCATCCACCTCGACGTGCAGCAGGACGGCGCGGCGGGCGGTGCGGTCGACGGCAGGGCGACCTCCGACGCGGCGCTGACGGCCGTCGTCGCGGCGGCCGTGCGCTGA